CCCCTAAACTTTTCCTGGACTCGAGCAGCCCCTGCCCGACTCTGGCCAACATGCACTCATCCCTTCACAGCCCCCTGACACGCCAGCTGTCCACGTCTTCGGAGAGCTCCACACCGCTGGGCCCCAGCAGCCAGAGCGTCCAGAGCACACCTGTAAGGAAACGCTGGAGCACAGCTCCAATTTCATTTAGAATAAACATGGAGCATCACAGGATGACAGCAGGGAAATTCTGATAATTCTAAAATCCCAGCTCAGCCTCCGAGCAGATCACTGTGTCGCTCCTTCCAAATTCTGCTCCAGGAAGTGAACCAGATCAGACAGAGCGGGCTGCAGCGTGTTTACTTTATCATCACATTATTATTAGAACACACAGGTCCTGGTGTTTTCCCATGACAGGTGATCATGGCGTTAAAGGATGAAAtgtcagacacaaacaggaaaccacaGAACAATCCCAACTTCTACAGTAAGACAATGACAAAgccagtgagtgagtgagcatgaaaaagaaactgaaggcaaactgaatttttttttaatggttactgaagcagaaaaacacatcagaatcAGAGAAACTGAACCATTTCGTAGCAGCTGCTGCAGTATCTGACGCAGAGCTGTCATACGTGGCATTCGACAAGTCAAACCAAAGTGTCAATATTTGAATGGTGCCTGCTCGGGGTGAAAGCCCTCTTACATATGGACACAACAGCAAAACTAAAGAACTTAGTTTAAGTCACATTTCTAATCCTGTAATTTTCCATTCATGTCAAGCCAAATGCTATGTTGTTTAACTGTCGGTGTGTTGCTGTTTGCTCTTCTTGTGTGTGATCTGTATGTTTACGTGCTCCTTCGCCAGCAGCAGCCCATCAAGAGGAGGCGAGGTGAAAGCTCCTTTGATATCAACAACATCGTGATCCCCATGTCTGTGGCAGCCACCACCCGAGTGGAGAAGCTGCAGTACAAAGAGATCCTGACTCCCAGGTAAACGCCAGCTGCTTTCCTGACGTCACTCTGAAGCTTTTTAAACCTGCAGGGCTCCTGTACTCagatctgtctgtctttgtgcacAGTTGGCGGTCTGTGGACATCTTATCCCAGCCAATAACCGAAGAGGAGGACGAACGGGAGGTAAGAGCTGAGCCCTGCTGGTCTTTAGCACAATCAGCTGATGATGTTGAACGGGGACACCTGCTGGTCACACATTCTAACTACAGCCAAGTCAGACTCTTTATCTGTTAGTCAGCATCATCACATTACTTGTTTGGACTCCACAAAGAGACCAACAAATAATCACTTTTAACAAGGCAGGTTATGTTACATTAATGATCCCCAGTCTGTTGGAGTAAAATTGGTTAATCCATCTGTGATCTGCTGTTTATCagcattatattattattatttgtctaGTAAGacagaaacaataataattaacattttttgcagtttcaATAAGGTCATTATCGGATTGAAGGGAATTCATTGAGTCGGGTTCTGATGAtgctttgtgtctgcaggtggaAGATCTGTCAGAAGCTGCCTTCATCCAGCTCCATCAGCCGTACGAAGACCAGGAACGCGCCCGCTGGACTTGGATGGCCTTGGCTCCGGCGAAGAGGAGGGGCAGCAGGTCGCTACCTGCAGTGAAATATGAGTGTTTGCTAGTCGGCTGTAGAGGTGAAGCCTAAACGTCTCGCTGTGGGTTCCCTCCCCCTTCAGGTCGTACAAGTCTGTTGACGGGCGGACCACGCCGCTGCTGTGTGGGACCAACCCTCCCACCCCTCAGCCTGCGTCCCCAGACCCGGGCAGCTGTCCCATGCTCCACGACTACAGCCACGTGCCGTCGCCCATGAGTCCGGCCAGCCCCGACACCGCCTCCAACCCCCACACCCCCTGCTCCAGGGATTCCCATCGGCTGCTGTCCAGTGAGGACACGCGGTGCTCGACGCCGGACTTCACCTTTGAAGAACGGGTACGTGTCGCCGCCGATGGCATTCAGTCAGTCTTTAGTTCGACGTGTCATTCTGGGTTGAATTAGAGTTGACAATAAAGAAGCGAAGGCTGCTGGACATTTGATGGAATCAAAGAAACAGAATATGAGTCTAAATATCTGTCTGCAGCTCCAGgccctaaaaataaaatcattcagtTCCTGTTTCTTTGTGGCTGTGCACGTTGCTCAGGAGCCCCGCAGCTCAGAAATCACCATGGAAACGTCTGATATAACATGTGATTACATTAGTCTGTTGACCGTCCTCTTacctcacacccacacaccgCTCAGATTTAGTCCCTCAGAAACATGTTACAACACGCTGTCGGAACCTCAGCGTTCATTAGACGTCAGGAGCCTGAACTGCCCCTTTAACAGATAAGTTTCAactctgtttggtttgttttctcaggtaattcattcttttttttccagttcagATTGACGTCTTGGTTTCTCCTGTCAGACTTCTGAAcccaacaaagaaaagaaataaattgtgattttaaaaatgattcccCTTATAATTGGAAACCAAACTTTTCTGCTCTGTGGAGAAACATCTTAAACAACACTTCCTTTACCTGTGAGGACGAGTGAAGGTTAAACTGAATTAATTAGCTCTGAATTGAGGTAAAGAGCCGACCTTCAGGAATTCACTGCACTTTGACTCTTTTGGGACTTTCACTGTTTGTGTCAGTTCATgtggaaagagaagaaaagatgaagtATTATTGTCTGTAAAAGCTTTGTGGCTCCTTTTGGCCTGAAAAGAATTAAATCCACTCCGAGGTTCTATAATTTTATATCACACAGGAGGTGTGAATTTTGAACTGGAAAAAACTGGAACcaggaattattttttttccctttttccagtttccaaataaatgtgaaataatctCTGAAATGTTTTCCAAGTCTCTAACAAACTGCGTGACGTTTTCAGACGGTAGCGCCGTGGGAGCGCCGCAGCTTCCCCTTGCCAGAAGACCCGGCCCCGGAGCCCGAGGCAGAGAGCGACCACATCAGGCCCAGAATGCGCAGCATCTCAGGTTGCCGAGCAACAGCCTACGGACGTCTGGAATCGGACGACACGGATCTGCCTTGTGACGACGACAGCGGCCCCAAACACAAGGCCTCCACCCACCGGTGAATGACTGACAGGCTGAGGCCACGCCCCCACGACCCACTTTACCCAGACACCCTCCCCCCCCCgtccccctctgctcctctctggcaTTAACAAGCAGAACCTCAAAGCAGAATAAGATATTAAATGGGTTCCTgttgtttgatattcaaacatCAGTCTAATACTTTTCACAGTTTTTAGTGAACATTACGGAGATAGAAGCCTTTCCCTACACTTGTTTttgtcacaggaaaaaaaggataaatgtttaaaaaaaaaaaaaaaaaaagtataaaacaaCACGTTTCAAAAAATGATTTCTGTAGTAGGCTAAACAATGTACATGGGGGCTTAGTGGTGTTTCATACGTCGCGTGTACACTCGTAGCGCACTATGTAGCGGACTCCTCAAAATATGGCCAAAGGGTGTTTTCTATTGACTAGTTTGCTTGTAATTCCCATGTACATTTTTAGTGGagtgacaaataacaaaacaagaaaaaaaacgcCCCCcgtcctcctctcttcttcctcatccaAATAAACAGGTACATTTGAGATGTGGCCCCTCCCCCCCGGCCCCGTAGAGCTCACCTGAATCACCAGAGCACTTCTCCAACTGCCAAGTCtagttttgtttgcttttgtgtttttcattcctGACATCTTTTCTTTGTATCTGTTGTCTGTTCCAGCGTAACATCACattctttgtgttgtttaattttgtttgttttttaatagtaaaagaaaaaaaaaatcattcctTTCTGATTGGTGTGGAGAGTGTCCAGCTCCCGTCCCGCCCCCCTCCGCCTCCTGAACGCTCCTGCTCAGTTTGTTTTAGTAGAAGAGGGTGATGACGCATTACAGGACTGGGGGGGTTCTTCTTGAGCACTTGCCCTGCAGAAGCGCTGCTGCATGCTGAAAACGTGCCGATGTTTAGTCTTATCACGGCGGCACACAGTCAGATTTTCACTTATTCAGAGAAACAAAGGAATGAATCACGGGACGATTTGAACCATCTGCTCCTCTCACCCCCTGCCCCCCCTTTTTCTGCCCCGTCCTCTTCTTTTTCAGCTCCATCTTTTTCTCCCGCACACATTTCAAATGTAGCAGCTCTCAGCTAGAAGCCGCCCTGAGCTCAGGTTCTTTAACGTAAGGgaatattttctgctgtttcctgGTCTCACTTTCAGATGAATCGGATACAAACTTCTGTGTCGCAAGATGGATTTTTGTTCTCGCCGCCCGCCCACGTCCATACAGCCATCGTCCCCCTCcgtcaccccccctccccccaccccaccctgaTTGCTatgcaaaaaaaatctatggttgttttttcattttacaccTTTTTATGCCACAGCCATTCAAtcactgttttttcttcttttgtagtTGAGCAAGATGTCGATGTACCTGTTCGATTGTTGCAGCAGTTAACCTAATCAAAAAGcagaattgttttttgtttttttttcttttttgtaaatagtactattaaaacatttatgtttaacTTGGTGCAGTTGTCCTGGAGTTAGTGCTTCACTTCGACGCCAAACTGCCCCGACGTAACAAATGACATTTGTGACTTCatagcatttatttttcaaatacacATATACAGCAACAAGAATCATCATAAACCAGTTATTGATAAAATGCACAATAACGAGAACAATCACATTTCCACAACTGTACAGCGTCAGAAGTAACAAAGTCaaataagaaagaaatgagTGAGTTTTTCTTACTGCAGAAacctccaaacaaacaaacagacaaaccaaccgaccatccttccatccatccatccatcctgggAGCGACTCCCCTCCCTCAGCCGCTTCACGTCTGCCCTGAACACAGATCGATGTGCTctattgggaaaaaaatagaaccGAGACTTTACTGTAGCATGCAGATAATGTTTATCACACCCTGTTCTCTTAAATTAAAAGTAGCTTCTTTGCAAACATagataaaatgcagtttttatatCTATGTTGCCAGGAAACGGTTAACAGACACAGGTGGGAGCGAAGTTTGGGACGTCTCAACTCTTTATCACAACCTGTGAGTGAAGGTTAGAACCACACACAACTCTTTTTTCCAGAGAGCATACACAAACAGGATATACAAAGAGACCACTTGGTGAAGGGGAGGCAACAAGCAGACGGCTGTCTCTTACATGAGCTGCATGCAAGACGTTTCAGTGATGAGTCAGCAGGAAGCATCAACTGAGCTGCGTTGTTCAGAAAGGTTCTTACAAATCGAGAAAACAGGAAACGAAATCTGCAGCTGGCTGAGAAGATCTGATCCTCCCACAcggccaaaagtatgtggacatgCATGGGGGGTGACTCCCCACTAGGGGGCAGGAGATCCCTTCGAGGACTCCACAAATCCTGGAATCTTTTCAGCCAAAAAGATTTTCTAAAGTAATCTGCTGAgtcatgttttaaatgatgCAGAGCTCAgcgtcactgctgctgctgaaccagAACAAACCCCGCAGGCTCTAAAATGTAGAAGGCCGTTGGAGCTGCAGCTCAACGCCGTTTCAACGGAGATTGTCAAATTCAGGAGTCCACATAATTTTGGTCTGTCACCAACCCAACAACCAGCTGACGGCCCCGGACCTCAGTCTGTCCGAGGAGACGTACATCACTTCAGCAGAAATCCCTCGGTCGGCCCGGTTCACCAGACAAACCGGACAAACAAGACAAACCGGAGAAACCGGTACAACCAACAACTGGACAAACCGGAGAAACCGGTTCAGCCGACAAACCCAGTCAGCCCAGCATCCGTCCATCTGCTCTCCGACCCATTTTAAAGCACTTTAAAGCGTGACTATGTAACGTTTGACTGGAGAAATGACTCAGTCTTcttcagagaagaagaagtgagAATTTGTGAGCAGTGAACGCGCCTTGGCTCAGAAATTGACCTTTAGCTTCTGTCATCAAACGCCTGCTGCTGTTACAACAGCAACGGATCTTAGCACGATGCTAAATCACATTTAGCATCATCTGAAAAGTGGCCTCAGTTTAGCAGGAGTCACGTAGCCTCGCTTTAAGACTCTGATTAACGTTATTCTAGCTACAGCAGTTTAAATACTGTCGAACTCCGTCTCGACGATTTGGCCGTGAAAGTTACGCTTTTAAAATGCCTTAAGGTTAATTTTCGTCCTCGTACGTCAAGCTTTAGCgcatttacaaaaaataaaatgaaattaacacCGACAGTAGCAGGCACGatacaaatgttttcttcatatCAAATACATGTCATATATCCACAGAGTACGATTATAAAACTGTGCCCAACACAAACCAAAGTTTCTACTCTAGCCggtctgtttctcttttttttttttctttctattttttaaaatcttttcttcatttttttttgtactattatttttttaatccaggtTGCTTCCTCCTGCCGTCACCTGCAGTAGCCGGAGATGCAGCACATGTCGGGACtaaacaaagacagcagtgtGAGGTCTAACAGcgtttttctgccttttaacaAAAACTTGCTACTTTTCTTTTAGAGTTTTCCTGCGCCGGCCCCCGTGACTGTTCCTTCTACTGGACCCCTACAGTCTGCTTTTCCCTCCATTATCCAGGTTGTGTATTTCTAtattcacaaaacaaaatggctttCGGGCTTACGGTCCATGTGACAGGAAGTTTTAAATCAGATTCACCAGGACGTGTGAAGAGATTCAAAGGGAGAAATTTGCTCTGCTGGGGCGCTCGGACTCCTAATGGGGCATTTACAAAAGGTAGAAATAATCAAAAGACCACAGAGAGAAATCAAATAGGTTTGGGCCTAACTTTTTTCTCATTACTCTACCAGTAGTGGCTGAAGAAGAGTTTCAAAGGTTAGTGAAGGATAAACGGTGATGGGCAGCTAAAAAAGTCCTGTGAAAATAACGAGGAAGGCATCACAACTCCTCTACGTGGTCGTGTTTTTGAGGTGGTGttggggaggaggaagaggacgacaAGGCGTTCACAAGCCTTGCTTGGCCAGAGAGGCGGAGACCTGGTCGGCCAGCGTGGAGAGCTGCGGGGAGTCGGCCATGTTGATGCTGCCAGAGGAGGACACGGTGCTGAGCTGGTGGGGGGAGTCTTCCAAAGAGACGATCTCGGCGCCGTGGTCAGTGCGGGCCTTGGCCGTCTCACGGAAGGTCAGTTTGTGGCTCTCAAtctgcagtgacatcacacagggGGGAGAAGTCAGACATCAGCTGCAGCACCTTTAAGTCTCCTGACTGAATCCAGCTCAGGATCTGATCGGGAGACATTTTGGGTTTATTCTCTGTGGACAAAGAATCGGACAATCCCATTGGCTCCTGTGGaagatgtcacagccaatcagagccaaGTTCTCTGGGACCAATCCAATCCAAAGTGGgaagagtttttctttcttccttcataACTATATTAATCATTTAGATTTTCATTGAATATATTTATACTAGGACtgaatttgattaatttttattattattctaagatctataaattcatattttcattcataaaaatgtaaatgtgtttccCTAAAGAACTGCTCcacgtgtgtgtttattttaaacacacattcctGCCCGATTGTGCGTCAGTACTTACAGGAGTCCTCAATCTTTATGAGGGGGTTCGTCAGGATGGGGGTGTAGGAGGCTGAAGGGGCGGTCTGGGGTGACCGAGGGGGGGTGACAGTGGGGGAGGGGATGGAGGGGCTGCCTGAGGTGCTCCCCTCTGCTTCCTtcccccccttctccctctgTAGAGGAGccccagcaaaaaaaaaaacaggggggGTGATGAACAAGAGCatgcataaataaaatagaaaaaaaccaacaaacaaaaacaacatgaggACAtcaactgaaatcaaaatgtgaaCTCATGAGGTGAGAAACAGAAGAtcatggaggaggaagaggagtgatgaggaggatgaaggtcTTATTCTTACACACTAAACGTGGATGAGTTTCAGGATTTGAACTCTTCCATCGATGTAAGTGAGGACAGTCGGGACGGAGAGTCCAGCTCTGGTGTTTTTACctttctctgtcctcccccGGGGACGTGGCCGATGTTGTCCAGAGAGCCGATCTTCGACTGGACTTTAAACTCCAGCTTCTCGTTTTTTATCTCAATGTTTCCCCCACCTGAAGAGAGAACAGGACCATTATCACTAAGTTTGAATTAGATTTATGTCCATAACAGATTCATTTGTAATAGTAGCATGTCggatcattttctttgttttcagatcTCAAACAGAAAATTTTCTTTGCTGAAACTAAATCCAGAAACCTGAGAAGGAAACAGAagtttttaagaaataaaacctGACTAACTTTATCGGTGAAATTAAAGATACAGTGAAGTAAATAACGGATGAAGACAGAACGACCAACGACCTTTGAGTAAagattcacaaaatgaaatgacattgAATCTTCATCTTTAGTCTGCATGactgtgtttctcttcctcttcacctgGTTTGTGACGAATGTTGTCTTTGGAGCCACACTTCGATGTCACCGTGCTCAGGTCGATCTTTTTGTGCACGATTTGaaccttcaaagaaaaaaaagacagtttcagTTTCGGAGGAATCAGTTTACCTGCAGCTGATTCTGTTAGTCTGCTGAAGATTAAAACTGGAAAACTGAGATCGACCAAACTCGGGATTAGAcacagaggttttgtttttccgactgaacatttttaaaagctctttcatctaaaaatacagaaaagagaCGTTAAAATAGTTGACTTCAAACATGCACTGCTCCTGCAGCCATGCATCACAATGCAGGTCTGAAATGACCTCATCTTCTGTCATCGTACCACAAAGCACTCTGTAAGTCAGCTGAGGTCACAATCACAACAACAGGGGCAGTTTGTCGGAGGACAGAGACTCTTTGTCTCCGAGCTGAGACCCCTTTACTCTTTAAAGTCGTCACCAGAGAACAGAGTTTGGataaaaaacatccacacacaggaTTCATGCATGTTGGTCGAGGGAGATCACAGTCAGACCCAGTCAGGCTGACATTCGACCACGAGCATCACATGACGCCGAGTACGTGAGTACGACACTGTGActggacacacaaaacacacattaaaggAGCTGACGGTGCTACGTGGCTaatattagcattagcagctgttcAGACAGTCTTAGAAGGAGCTTCATCCATCGTTGCATTGATGACATCACACGTGTGTTTGTGATGCTGTGCAAGGCCACAGTCTGAGAGCAGCAGTTACAGCAACTCAGGTGTGACACTGCTTTAACACAACAGCTCCGGATTACTTCACAATAACAAGCGACAgctaatttttttgtttatgtgcagACAAAAACTGGACAGGAGCTGGACTGAACCCTGGCTCTAATCTAAAGTCAACAACGAAATAACAGTTCAAACACCTGTGAAGCGTTGTTGGACTCTACGGGGTGAAGACAAATGTCTCTCGTCCAATCAAATTCCGCCGAGACCAAATAATTATTatgaaaacgtttactgagctaataaatcaaaggCGAAgtaggggcattttcccataggtTTCAATAGAATCTGACAGCTTTAGCTCCCTGATAGCTAACTGGTGAGCATGCTGGCTTCACTGGAGACCTGAGGTTGGTGATCTTACAGCTGTTGATGCTAACGTTGGCTACGTAGCGACAGCAACATTTAGCTCCTTTAAAAATCGAAGGTGTGAATCAGAGAAGTCGACAGCCGCTCAGGCCGCCTCAAAGATTATCAGACTGTTAATAGGAGGTGTTAACAGGTCTGAGAGCTgacgggggggcgggggggggacACACAGGAGGTTTCGTGCTCCTCAGTGAAGATGCATTCAGTAGAAGAAGGTTTTTGCCACCTGCAGCTCACCCTTCGTTATCTACTCACATTGCCACCACCGGGTACATGTTTTATATTATCTTTGGAGCCACAGCGGGACTGCACACTGCTTAAGTCCAACTTCTTATCAAGAATCTGAACCTGGAAAGTCGATATGTGGGAAAAGAGACGGTTATCgaggaggaagcagcagctgaggaccagcgctggagaggaaatgagatCTGAGGGAGTCTGAGGCTCGGCCGGGGGGCTGACACGGGGGGGAACACTCGTTCTCAGTGTCTCTTACTTACTGACAGTATGAGCTTCACTTCAATCCACCTTCAGGTTGACTATTTCAGAGGTTTTCAAAGTGTGATGAGACGTGAGCCACATGGAGAAATCATCAAGTTGCCTGATTTAGCTTAGcccaaattaaaatgaatttattgtTAGCAGAGACCTTTCTTATTAAACAGCACATTCTGCCTTCGACAGAAAGATATGAGATTGGAAACCTCTGAAAGGCTTCCTGTCAGAGCGGAGGGAGGTGTGGTGATCGTAACTGCAGAGATACTCAAGTCTGCCGTTGAGTTCATCCCTTAAGTTACTCACATTGCCGCCAGCCGGGACATGTTTCACATTGTCTTTGGAGCCACACTTAGACTGGACATTACTATAGTCCACCTTCTGATGAAGGATTTGTACCTGGAAGAGTGAAGAGTCGAGGGGGAGAGACCGTTACCCCAAAGAGTCACTGAGAGCAGCGAGGCTGCAGataacatttaaattgtgtgtAACGTAGCTGCTCTTTGAGGAGAACTGACTCACTAGATGACAGAGGCTTCATGTCTgagctcagaaaacaaactcaccttTCCTCCACCGGGCGTGTGCTTTATGTTGTCTTTAGAGCCACAGCGAGCTTGGACGTTAGTCAAGTCCAGCTTCTTGTCGAGGATTTGGACCTGCAGGAGCAAGAAGAAGAGACGACAGTGGAGAAGTAAGTTCATTAGAGCTGGATCCATAACTTGGCTCTAAATGTTTGGTTCAGACCCTACAGAGCGGAGGAGGCGGCGTACGGTGGCCCTGAAGGGTCAACGTGAACTCCGACTACactacaaacagaaaacagctccATCCGTTTGACAAACAGTAAAAATTGTTTGCAGAAGCTTTGTCTATAaatttgtttggcttttgtgctgctgctgactttaGTACACTTATTGTGCAGAGTATGACACTTCGCACACATGCtcaatattgtgtgtgtgtgtgtgctgctaaACTTtaacgcacaaaaaaaaaggtcctgACCACTGACACATTGGTGCGTTTTAGCTTTTAGTGTAACAGTTACAGAAGTTACTGAACCAACAGTCATCAGGTTCCATCTTCTGATCATCTACTTCAACACAAACATCGGATCCTTTTTTACCAAAAGCTGGATTTGATGATCGTAACTGCAGAGATACTCAAGAGTCTGGTGTTGAGTTCATCCCTCAGTTACTCACATTGCCGCCACCCGGTACATGTTTCACATTGTCTTTGGAGCCACACTTAGACTGGACATTACTATAGTCCACCTTCTGATCAAGGATTTGTACCTGGAAGAGTGAAAACGTCAGCTTTTAGATGTGGAGATAGTGGAGATGACGGTTTGACAAATGAGCTGTGAGTTTGAGGTCAGCTGGTGTCGCACTGAACAAGAAGACTCTAAAGCGGACTTTCGTTCTGAAACTGGGTCAAATTTCTTCTCACTTCCTTTAATTTTCAGGACGAACAACAACAGGAccaaacacaggaaacagcctCAGCTGTGCTGGTTTCTTCGTCATTCGAGGCACACATACTGTCGTTCCTCACAGCAGCTCTGGAAGCAGAAatattctgattggctgatccAGTCCTCAGTGGGAGGAGCCAGTTAATCGATTCATTAGTTGAAGTTGAATGATGATTCTGGCCCTACTGACTGATGTTTAACCAGATGCAGTCATTTCGTGACCTTTAATCCACTTTATGCCGAACTAAGCTCGTCTGATCAGGCGGttgtctgtttccctctaaatgaacatcatgttgtgttgaaggcTGTAAACTACAGacagaccagaaactcatcaggaaaacgtttacgATGCAAACTTTAGGCATCATCTACGTCCACTTTTAGAAACTGtctgatgttttttctttaaatatttttgtgcaGGATTCCAGAAAATTGGTGAGAAGAGAATCAGACCGCCTTCAGGTTCTGATCCGGTTTCATGTGTGCTGTCCTTCTGCTCTCTGAATCTGCCAAAAAGCTTATTTCTGCCCGCAGAGCGGCGGAGGCCTGTATGAGCTGAGGTCAGTGTCGCTGTAAGAGGCGGAGTCGGGTTACCTTTCCGCCTCCCGGCTGGTGCTTGATGTTTTCTGTGGAGCCGATCTTGGACCTGACGTTCTTCAGGTCCGGCATCGGCGCTGCAGCAGCCAGAGGGGCCGGAGGGCGGCTCTTCAGGGAGCCTGGGGATTTGGGCGTCGAACGCACCACTGcgaccttcttcactttgttgGCCTCGGCTGCAGCCTTTGCAGAAAGCGCCTGGCTAGAGGGGGATTTGGGCGTACCCGGGCTGCTCTGTCCGCTCTTGGCATCTTAAGCAACCAGAGAAGCAGCAGGTCAAAGGTTTTAAACGTGTCAGTGGtcatggaggaga
Above is a genomic segment from Echeneis naucrates chromosome 19, fEcheNa1.1, whole genome shotgun sequence containing:
- the mapta gene encoding microtubule-associated protein tau isoform X8; this encodes MEYTNNASNSYSSGDTVSASLANMSINEQHHQENGVQGHRSPGDAKMKEMPAQTGGAEAELSQMERSSCGDQGQLAAAGGAAASTAQAKMDNGSSDKTQTATKPTSSLKRPSNKTHTSSRNGHSSIPVKTGSAGPRQAGGLVGAKSQTPGAKKPGAQPASAKKPPTPKNDKDAKSGQSSPGTPKSPSSQALSAKAAAEANKVKKVAVVRSTPKSPGSLKSRPPAPLAAAAPMPDLKNVRSKIGSTENIKHQPGGGKVQILDKKLDLTNVQARCGSKDNIKHTPGGGKVQILHQKVDYSNVQSKCGSKDNVKHVPAGGNVQILDKKLDLSSVQSRCGSKDNIKHVPGGGNVQIVHKKIDLSTVTSKCGSKDNIRHKPGGGNIEIKNEKLEFKVQSKIGSLDNIGHVPGGGQRKREKGGKEAEGSTSGSPSIPSPTVTPPRSPQTAPSASYTPILTNPLIKIEDSY